A genomic segment from Callithrix jacchus isolate 240 chromosome 8, calJac240_pri, whole genome shotgun sequence encodes:
- the ACYP1 gene encoding acylphosphatase-1 isoform X2, producing the protein MAEGDTLISVDYEVFGRVQGVFFRKYTQAEGKKLGLVGWVQNTDQGTVQGQLQGPISKVRHMQEWLETRGSPKSHIDKANFNNEKVILKLDYSDFQIIK; encoded by the exons ATGGCAGAAGGAGACACCCTGATATCAGTGGATTATGAAGTTTTTGGGAGGGTCCAAGGGGTGTTTTTCCGCAAGTATACTCAG GCTGAGGGTAAAAAGCTGGGATTGGTAGGCTGGGTCCAGAACACTGACCAGGGCACAGTGCAAGGACAATTGCAAGGTCCCATCTCCAAAGTGCGTCATATGCAGGAATGGCTGGAAACAAGAGGAAGTCCCAAATCACACATCGACAAAGCAAACTTCAACAATGAGAAAGTCATCTTAAAGTTGGATTACTCAGACttccaaattataaaataa
- the ACYP1 gene encoding acylphosphatase-1 isoform X1 has product MLPDPGVCLSRAKGGGPGCAPACFRRRMQASARLAGAGLLLAFLGALGCAGRAPGLSMAEGDTLISVDYEVFGRVQGVFFRKYTQAEGKKLGLVGWVQNTDQGTVQGQLQGPISKVRHMQEWLETRGSPKSHIDKANFNNEKVILKLDYSDFQIIK; this is encoded by the exons ATGCTCCCAGACCCTGGGGTGTGCCTTTCTCGGGCAAAGGGCGGGGGCCCTGGCTGTGCCCCCGCGTGTTTCCGCCGCAGGATGCAGGCGTCCGCCCGCCTGGCGGGAGCGGGGCTGCTGCTGGCCTTTCTCGGCGCGCTCGGCTGCGCTGGGCGGGCCCCAG GTTTGAGCATGGCAGAAGGAGACACCCTGATATCAGTGGATTATGAAGTTTTTGGGAGGGTCCAAGGGGTGTTTTTCCGCAAGTATACTCAG GCTGAGGGTAAAAAGCTGGGATTGGTAGGCTGGGTCCAGAACACTGACCAGGGCACAGTGCAAGGACAATTGCAAGGTCCCATCTCCAAAGTGCGTCATATGCAGGAATGGCTGGAAACAAGAGGAAGTCCCAAATCACACATCGACAAAGCAAACTTCAACAATGAGAAAGTCATCTTAAAGTTGGATTACTCAGACttccaaattataaaataa
- the ZC2HC1C gene encoding zinc finger C2HC domain-containing protein 1C isoform X2, whose protein sequence is MAGLQLASHLPVGVMLPHNTTEAPGPHSAKQDSYEQGDSSEQGDSSQQSLKGHLRNSFQKKLLSNKELTLDKVYPHPKWNTHVKARSYSYPHCTEISQQDPGSDSQGQGKCSFYSSGPQSWYPKANNQDFIPLTKKRVGVDRAYPLKPVVHRKSCSMGEAGMDGDQNVYPRPPELRAFSSSNPGVRDQVNFSVTGTVLAAVQEERAAVNFERTELVQIRRLEAAGENLEEEIRRKQSLLRGKLKKTEEELRKIQKQKEQAKENENRELQKIMLPRRRVKGNNSNTMYKPIFSPDSEFQEEFGRDRRQDEAWGWSQQNSSPFQLSDYRIQRLKRERLVASNNKIRDRVSEPSMEKFSPPLETPGGSLQGSTRNSSLSMAPDSSGSGGSIEEPQLGECSHCGRKFLLLRLERHSTVCSRMRESKRKVFDSSRARAKGTELEQYLNWKGPASAKAEPPRKSNWRQKHEYFIRTLRQAREVQQSLKEDLDMKEASKYSSEKYRNIKRFSPYLL, encoded by the exons ATGGCTGGTCTCCAGTTGGCCTCACATCTGCCTGTGGGCGTTATGCTCCCACATAATACAACAGAAGCTCCAGGGCCCCACTCAGCCAAGCAAGACTCTTACGAACAAGGTGACTCTTCCGAACAAGGTGACTCTTCCCAGCAGTCCCTGAAGGGGCACCTGAGGAACAGTTTCCAGAAGAAGCTTTTGAGCAACAAAGAGTTGACGCTGGATAAAGTCTACCCTCACCCCAAATGGAACACACACGTAAAAGCGCGGAGCTACTCCTATCCCCACTGTACTGAAATCAGCCAGCAAGATCCAGGAAGTGATTCCCAGGGCCAAGGAAAGTGTTCGTTTTACTCGTCAGGCCCTCAATCCTGGTATCCCAAAGCCAATAACCAGGACTTTATTCCCTTGACAAAGAAACGAGTTGGGGTGGACCGGGCGTACCCACTGAAACCTGTGGTCCATCGGAAGTCGTGCAGTATGGGTGAGGCTGGCATGGATGGGGACCAGAATGTCTACCCAAGGCCCCCTGAGCTGAGAGCGTTTTCATCCAGCAACCCTGGTGTGAGGGACCAGGTCAACTTTTCCGTGACTGGTACTGTTCTTGCTGCGGTGCAGGAGGAGAGGGCCGCGGTAAACTTCGAGAGGACTGAGCTGGTGCAGATCCGAAGACTAGAAGCTGCAGGAGAGAACTTAGAGGAGGAAATCCGGAGGAAGCAGAGTCTTCTGAGGGGAAAGCTGAAGAAGACAGAGGAGGAACTCAGAAAGATCCAGAAGCAAAAGGAACAggccaaggaaaatgaaaacagagagctACAGAAAATTATGCTACCCAGGAGAAGAGTTAAAGGTAATAATAGCAACACCATGTACAAACCTATCTTCTCCCCAGACTCTGAGTTTCAGGAAGAATTCGGTAGAGACAGGAGACAGGATGAAGCTTGGGGATGGTCTCAACAAAATTCGAGTCCATTCCAGCTCTCTGATTATAGAATCCAGAGGCTCAAAAGGGAAAGGCTGGTGGCAAGCAATAACAAAATTCGAGACCGAGTCTCAGAGCCGTCGATGGAGAAGTTCTCTCCGCCTTTAGAAACACCAGGCGGTTCTTTGCAGGGATCCACCAGAAATTCCAGCCTGTCCATGGCACCAGACTCCTCAGGGTCCGGCGGCTCCATTGAAGAGCCACAACTGGGCGAGTGCAGCCACTGTGGGCGCAAATtcctcttgctcaggctggagagacACTCCACAGTCTGCAGCAGGATGCGGGAGTCCAAGAGGAAAGTGTTCGACTCCTCCAGGGCCCGGGCTAAGGGCACAGAACTAGAGCAGTACTTGAACTGGAAGGGGCCAGCTTCAGCCAAG GCTGAACCTCCTCGGAAGAGCAACTGGAGACAGAAGCACGAATATTTTATCCGTACCCTCCGCCAGGCTCGAGAGGTCCAGCAG
- the ZC2HC1C gene encoding zinc finger C2HC domain-containing protein 1C isoform X3 yields the protein MAGLQLASHLPVGVMLPHNTTEAPGPHSAKQDSYEQGDSSEQGDSSQQSLKGHLRNSFQKKLLSNKELTLDKVYPHPKWNTHVKARSYSYPHCTEISQQDPGSDSQGQGKCSFYSSGPQSWYPKANNQDFIPLTKKRVGVDRAYPLKPVVHRKSCSMGEAGMDGDQNVYPRPPELRAFSSSNPGVRDQVNFSVTGTVLAAVQEERAAVNFERTELVQIRRLEAAGENLEEEIRRKQSLLRGKLKKTEEELRKIQKQKEQAKENENRELQKIMLPRRRVKGNNSNTMYKPIFSPDSEFQEEFGRDRRQDEAWGWSQQNSSPFQLSDYRIQRLKRERLVASNNKIRDRVSEPSMEKFSPPLETPGGSLQGSTRNSSLSMAPDSSGSGGSIEEPQLGECSHCGRKFLLLRLERHSTVCSRMRESKRKVFDSSRARAKGTELEQYLNWKGPASAKAEPPRKSNWRQKHEYFIRTLRQAREVQQIQPIFALIYLLS from the exons ATGGCTGGTCTCCAGTTGGCCTCACATCTGCCTGTGGGCGTTATGCTCCCACATAATACAACAGAAGCTCCAGGGCCCCACTCAGCCAAGCAAGACTCTTACGAACAAGGTGACTCTTCCGAACAAGGTGACTCTTCCCAGCAGTCCCTGAAGGGGCACCTGAGGAACAGTTTCCAGAAGAAGCTTTTGAGCAACAAAGAGTTGACGCTGGATAAAGTCTACCCTCACCCCAAATGGAACACACACGTAAAAGCGCGGAGCTACTCCTATCCCCACTGTACTGAAATCAGCCAGCAAGATCCAGGAAGTGATTCCCAGGGCCAAGGAAAGTGTTCGTTTTACTCGTCAGGCCCTCAATCCTGGTATCCCAAAGCCAATAACCAGGACTTTATTCCCTTGACAAAGAAACGAGTTGGGGTGGACCGGGCGTACCCACTGAAACCTGTGGTCCATCGGAAGTCGTGCAGTATGGGTGAGGCTGGCATGGATGGGGACCAGAATGTCTACCCAAGGCCCCCTGAGCTGAGAGCGTTTTCATCCAGCAACCCTGGTGTGAGGGACCAGGTCAACTTTTCCGTGACTGGTACTGTTCTTGCTGCGGTGCAGGAGGAGAGGGCCGCGGTAAACTTCGAGAGGACTGAGCTGGTGCAGATCCGAAGACTAGAAGCTGCAGGAGAGAACTTAGAGGAGGAAATCCGGAGGAAGCAGAGTCTTCTGAGGGGAAAGCTGAAGAAGACAGAGGAGGAACTCAGAAAGATCCAGAAGCAAAAGGAACAggccaaggaaaatgaaaacagagagctACAGAAAATTATGCTACCCAGGAGAAGAGTTAAAGGTAATAATAGCAACACCATGTACAAACCTATCTTCTCCCCAGACTCTGAGTTTCAGGAAGAATTCGGTAGAGACAGGAGACAGGATGAAGCTTGGGGATGGTCTCAACAAAATTCGAGTCCATTCCAGCTCTCTGATTATAGAATCCAGAGGCTCAAAAGGGAAAGGCTGGTGGCAAGCAATAACAAAATTCGAGACCGAGTCTCAGAGCCGTCGATGGAGAAGTTCTCTCCGCCTTTAGAAACACCAGGCGGTTCTTTGCAGGGATCCACCAGAAATTCCAGCCTGTCCATGGCACCAGACTCCTCAGGGTCCGGCGGCTCCATTGAAGAGCCACAACTGGGCGAGTGCAGCCACTGTGGGCGCAAATtcctcttgctcaggctggagagacACTCCACAGTCTGCAGCAGGATGCGGGAGTCCAAGAGGAAAGTGTTCGACTCCTCCAGGGCCCGGGCTAAGGGCACAGAACTAGAGCAGTACTTGAACTGGAAGGGGCCAGCTTCAGCCAAG GCTGAACCTCCTCGGAAGAGCAACTGGAGACAGAAGCACGAATATTTTATCCGTACCCTCCGCCAGGCTCGAGAGGTCCAGCAG
- the ZC2HC1C gene encoding zinc finger C2HC domain-containing protein 1C isoform X1, which translates to MAGLQLASHLPVGVMLPHNTTEAPGPHSAKQDSYEQGDSSEQGDSSQQSLKGHLRNSFQKKLLSNKELTLDKVYPHPKWNTHVKARSYSYPHCTEISQQDPGSDSQGQGKCSFYSSGPQSWYPKANNQDFIPLTKKRVGVDRAYPLKPVVHRKSCSMGEAGMDGDQNVYPRPPELRAFSSSNPGVRDQVNFSVTGTVLAAVQEERAAVNFERTELVQIRRLEAAGENLEEEIRRKQSLLRGKLKKTEEELRKIQKQKEQAKENENRELQKIMLPRRRVKGNNSNTMYKPIFSPDSEFQEEFGRDRRQDEAWGWSQQNSSPFQLSDYRIQRLKRERLVASNNKIRDRVSEPSMEKFSPPLETPGGSLQGSTRNSSLSMAPDSSGSGGSIEEPQLGECSHCGRKFLLLRLERHSTVCSRMRESKRKVFDSSRARAKGTELEQYLNWKGPASAKAEPPRKSNWRQKHEYFIRTLRQAREVQQVIAKGGNPSDLPPILPSENPDYIQCPHYSRHFAPKVAEQHIPKCKTIKNRPPPPRKHYS; encoded by the exons ATGGCTGGTCTCCAGTTGGCCTCACATCTGCCTGTGGGCGTTATGCTCCCACATAATACAACAGAAGCTCCAGGGCCCCACTCAGCCAAGCAAGACTCTTACGAACAAGGTGACTCTTCCGAACAAGGTGACTCTTCCCAGCAGTCCCTGAAGGGGCACCTGAGGAACAGTTTCCAGAAGAAGCTTTTGAGCAACAAAGAGTTGACGCTGGATAAAGTCTACCCTCACCCCAAATGGAACACACACGTAAAAGCGCGGAGCTACTCCTATCCCCACTGTACTGAAATCAGCCAGCAAGATCCAGGAAGTGATTCCCAGGGCCAAGGAAAGTGTTCGTTTTACTCGTCAGGCCCTCAATCCTGGTATCCCAAAGCCAATAACCAGGACTTTATTCCCTTGACAAAGAAACGAGTTGGGGTGGACCGGGCGTACCCACTGAAACCTGTGGTCCATCGGAAGTCGTGCAGTATGGGTGAGGCTGGCATGGATGGGGACCAGAATGTCTACCCAAGGCCCCCTGAGCTGAGAGCGTTTTCATCCAGCAACCCTGGTGTGAGGGACCAGGTCAACTTTTCCGTGACTGGTACTGTTCTTGCTGCGGTGCAGGAGGAGAGGGCCGCGGTAAACTTCGAGAGGACTGAGCTGGTGCAGATCCGAAGACTAGAAGCTGCAGGAGAGAACTTAGAGGAGGAAATCCGGAGGAAGCAGAGTCTTCTGAGGGGAAAGCTGAAGAAGACAGAGGAGGAACTCAGAAAGATCCAGAAGCAAAAGGAACAggccaaggaaaatgaaaacagagagctACAGAAAATTATGCTACCCAGGAGAAGAGTTAAAGGTAATAATAGCAACACCATGTACAAACCTATCTTCTCCCCAGACTCTGAGTTTCAGGAAGAATTCGGTAGAGACAGGAGACAGGATGAAGCTTGGGGATGGTCTCAACAAAATTCGAGTCCATTCCAGCTCTCTGATTATAGAATCCAGAGGCTCAAAAGGGAAAGGCTGGTGGCAAGCAATAACAAAATTCGAGACCGAGTCTCAGAGCCGTCGATGGAGAAGTTCTCTCCGCCTTTAGAAACACCAGGCGGTTCTTTGCAGGGATCCACCAGAAATTCCAGCCTGTCCATGGCACCAGACTCCTCAGGGTCCGGCGGCTCCATTGAAGAGCCACAACTGGGCGAGTGCAGCCACTGTGGGCGCAAATtcctcttgctcaggctggagagacACTCCACAGTCTGCAGCAGGATGCGGGAGTCCAAGAGGAAAGTGTTCGACTCCTCCAGGGCCCGGGCTAAGGGCACAGAACTAGAGCAGTACTTGAACTGGAAGGGGCCAGCTTCAGCCAAG GCTGAACCTCCTCGGAAGAGCAACTGGAGACAGAAGCACGAATATTTTATCCGTACCCTCCGCCAGGCTCGAGAGGTCCAGCAGGTAATTGCCAAAGGTGGAAACCCTTCAGACTTGCCTCCCATCCTGCCTTCAGAAAACCCAGACTACATTCAGTGTCCTCACTATAGCCGCCACTTTGCTCCCAAGGTGGCTGAGCAACACATTCCCAAGTGTAAGACCATCAAGAACCGCCCTCCACCTCCAAGGAAGCATTACAGTTGA
- the ZC2HC1C gene encoding zinc finger C2HC domain-containing protein 1C isoform X4 — MAGLQLASHLPVGVMLPHNTTEAPGPHSAKQDSYEQGDSSEQGDSSQQSLKGHLRNSFQKKLLSNKELTLDKVYPHPKWNTHVKARSYSYPHCTEISQQDPGSDSQGQGKCSFYSSGPQSWYPKANNQDFIPLTKKRVGVDRAYPLKPVVHRKSCSMGEAGMDGDQNVYPRPPELRAFSSSNPGVRDQVNFSVTGTVLAAVQEERAAVNFERTELVQIRRLEAAGENLEEEIRRKQSLLRGKLKKTEEELRKIQKQKEQAKENENRELQKIMLPRRRVKG; from the exons ATGGCTGGTCTCCAGTTGGCCTCACATCTGCCTGTGGGCGTTATGCTCCCACATAATACAACAGAAGCTCCAGGGCCCCACTCAGCCAAGCAAGACTCTTACGAACAAGGTGACTCTTCCGAACAAGGTGACTCTTCCCAGCAGTCCCTGAAGGGGCACCTGAGGAACAGTTTCCAGAAGAAGCTTTTGAGCAACAAAGAGTTGACGCTGGATAAAGTCTACCCTCACCCCAAATGGAACACACACGTAAAAGCGCGGAGCTACTCCTATCCCCACTGTACTGAAATCAGCCAGCAAGATCCAGGAAGTGATTCCCAGGGCCAAGGAAAGTGTTCGTTTTACTCGTCAGGCCCTCAATCCTGGTATCCCAAAGCCAATAACCAGGACTTTATTCCCTTGACAAAGAAACGAGTTGGGGTGGACCGGGCGTACCCACTGAAACCTGTGGTCCATCGGAAGTCGTGCAGTATGGGTGAGGCTGGCATGGATGGGGACCAGAATGTCTACCCAAGGCCCCCTGAGCTGAGAGCGTTTTCATCCAGCAACCCTGGTGTGAGGGACCAGGTCAACTTTTCCGTGACTGGTACTGTTCTTGCTGCGGTGCAGGAGGAGAGGGCCGCGGTAAACTTCGAGAGGACTGAGCTGGTGCAGATCCGAAGACTAGAAGCTGCAGGAGAGAACTTAGAGGAGGAAATCCGGAGGAAGCAGAGTCTTCTGAGGGGAAAGCTGAAGAAGACAGAGGAGGAACTCAGAAAGATCCAGAAGCAAAAGGAACAggccaaggaaaatgaaaacagagagctACAGAAAATTATGCTACCCAGGAGAAGAGTTAAAG GCTGA